From the genome of Gryllotalpicola protaetiae:
CGCGCCGCCACGACTCCCCCGGCGCCAGTGCGTAGGCGCCGGTCAGGTCGAGGGCGACCCCGGCCTCGTCGACCGCGAGCACCTCAGCACGGAACGTCGCGCCGACGCCTTGCTCGAGCCCGCGCGGCGCCGGCGCAGAGTGCCACTCGCTGCGCATCGCCGGCAGCTCGTAGCGGCGCGGCCCGAAGGTCCGCGCCGTGTACGTCGTCTTGCCCGCGTCCACGACGAGTGGCACCCCGCCGCTCGCGACGATGACCGAGCCGAGGTCGAGATGGTTGTGGTTCTCGCCGTTGTGGCCGCCCTTCACCGCGAGCGCCAGGCCGGCCTCACCCGCGCGCTCGCGTGCCACGAGAACCTCGATCGACGGCAGCCAACTGCGTGCCACGAGCGGGGGCCCGGCCGGCTTGCCCGCTACCCACTCGGGGTCCGCGAGCGCGTGCAGCAGCCGCCCCAGGCCGCCGGCGACGGCGGCAACCGGCCCGGCGGTGGTTCTCTGGGCGAGGGCGTGCCGCGCGGCATCCGCATCGCCCACGCGCCGCGCCCACGCGAACGGGGCGTGCCAGGGCTCGCCGCCGCGCAGCCGGGCCGAGCCGTCGGCCACGTTCACGTACCAGTCACCGCCGAGGTGCATGCGGTGCGGGAACGAGACGGTCGCCACGAGCGCCGGAACGCCTGCGGCGTCGAGCGCGCCGCCGGTCGCGCGTCGCGTGAACTCGAGCGCCTCGATCGCGCGGCACGCGCCGTTCCACCAGTAGGCGAATCCCTCGTCGGGGGCGCCGTCGGGCGGCAGGGTCGCGACGTAGCGGTCGATGCCGTCCAGCGCGCGGGCGACGAGCTCTGCCCGCTGCGCGGGGTCGCCCTCGAGCAGCACGGCGGCCGTGATGACGTTGCCCTGGATCCACGGGCTCCAGTTGTGCACGTGCCCGTCGAGGCCGAGCCAGTGCCAGTCGCGTCGGGTGAGGAACGGCTCGAACACGCGGCGCCGCACCTCGTGGCGCACCCGGGCGCGCAGCCCGGGCACCCGCTCGTCGAAGGCCGGACCGAGCAGGTGGTCGGCCCACGCGAGCTGCGCGGCGAGCTCTCCCGCGCCGAGGTCGAGGTAGGGGCTCGCCTCGCGCGGCACGACCTCGCTGTGCGCACTGAAGACGTCGTCGTGCGCCGCCCACGACCAGCCGCTCTGCTCGCACGCGAGCAGCACGCCGTCCGCGGCCTCGTCGACCCACCGGGTAGCGCCGGTGACTGCAGCCATGACGACCGCGCGGGTGAGCCGCTCTGCGCGGGCACGCACGGCGTCCTCGTAGCGGGTGCGGTTGCCGTCGCGGAAGAACGCCGCGAACTGCGACAGCAGCGGCTGCGGCCATGGCGTTCCCCGCTCGACGTCGGCCGCGGCGCGGATCGCCGTGATCGTCGCGGAGTCGGCCGCGTTCCAGAAGGCGCGGTCACGGAGGTCCGGGATTCCGAGCCGGGCGGTCGCGTGGGCAAGGCTCGACTCGAGCGCCTCGGGCGCGAGTCCCCCGCCCCAGAGCGCACGCAGGGGCCCGTCGAAAGGCTCGCACGCGACCGTCTCGGGCACTGTCGTCATCGTCATTGATGTTCGTTCCTGTTCAAGTGAGAACGAAGCTGTTCTCGTTGTTTGACTCGCGTCGGGCATGACTATTCACTGAATTCCGCAACGGCGCAACCAGTGAGGAGCACCCAGCTCGATGACCACCCAACGAGTCCCCGAAGCGCTCATCCTGATGAGCCGCGAGGCCTTCGACGCACAGTTCGACGACGCCCGGCTCGCACGGCTGCGCGCTCTCGCCGCACTGCCCGAGCCCATCTGGGTCGACGATCTCGACGACCCTGCGCTCACCGCGCGGCTCACGGGCGTCGAAGTCCTCATCACCGGCTGGGGCGCGCCGCTGCTCGACGAGGCACGGCTCGATCGGATGCCGCAGCTGAAGGTGATGCTGCACGGCGCCGGCACGATCAGATCGATGGTCACGGATGCCTTCTGGAAGCGCGGCATCGCGGCGGCGAACGTCGCCGACGTGAACGCGGTGCCGGTCGCCGAGTTCACGCTCGCCGCCGTGATCATGGCGGGCAAGCGCGCCCCCTTCCTCGCCGCGGACGCGACCGTTCACGCAGGCTGGGAGAGCATCGACCGCTTCGGCCAGCTCGGCAATGTCGGGCGGACGGTCGGCGTCGTCGGCTTCTCGCGGGTCGGCCGCCGGGTCGTCTCGGCGCTGCAGCAGCTCGAGGCGCTCACCTGCCTCGTCTACGACCCGTACGCCGACGCCGGCGAGGTCACGGCCGCAGGCGGCCGGCTCGTCGGCACGCTCGACGAGCTGCTCCCCCGCGTCGACGTGCTGTCGCTGCACGTTCCGGCGCTGCCGGAGACCCGGAACATGATCGGCGCGGCCGAGCTCGCCGCCCTTCCAGACCACGCGACCGTGATCAACACGGCGCGCGGCTCGGTGATCGACACCGCCGCGCTCGAGGCCGAATGCGCCTCGGGCAGGCTCAATGCGATCATCGACGTCACCGAGCCGGAGCCGCTGCCTGCGGCATCCGTTCTCTTCTCGCTGCCCAACGTCATGGTCACCCCGCACATCGCCGGCTCGCTCGGCAATGAGCTGTACCGCATGACCGACGCCGCGCTGGACGAGCTCGAGCGCTACGTGCGCGGGCTTCCTCTCAGCGCCGCCATCAGCAGTGAGGACCTGCGCCTGAGCGCATAGCCCGGTCACCCCAGCACCAACCCTGCACCAAGATAAAAGACGGAATGACAAAGGAGTTATCCATCATGAAGCGCCCTATGCGCATGCTGGCCGTCGCCGGCATCACGGCCGCCGCGCTCGCCCTCGCGGGCTGCGCAGGCTCCCCCAACTCGGACGCGAAGAGCACCGATTCCGGTTCGGGCGGCGACGCCAAGACGACACTGTCGGTCTCGGTCTGGGACTACGCGGCGACGCCGGAGTTCAAGGCGCTGTTCGACGCGTTCCACGCGGCCAACCCGAACATCACGATCCAGCCCGTCGACGTGCCGAACGCCGCCGACTACGAGGCCAAGGTGACGACGATGCTCGCGGGCGGCGACTCGACCGACATCATCACGGTGAAGAACCTGACCGACTACTCGGGCTACGCCTCGAAGCAGCAGCTGCTCAACCTCAACAGCGTCGAGAAGCAGGTGCCGGCCGACAAGCTCGCCGGCCTGGACTCGTACAAGTACAAGGGCACCTACTACGCCCTCCCCTATCGCACGGACTTCTCGGTGCTGTTCTACAACAAGACGATGTTCCAGCAGGCGGGTCTCGACGCGCCTGACAACCTCACCTGGGACGAGTTCGCGAGCGACGCTGCGAAGCTCACCTCCGGCAGCGGCGCGAACAAGGTCTACGGCGCTTACGTGCACACCTGGAACTCCCTCGTCCAGGGCATCGCAGCCGTGCAGAACGACAAGGATCTGAACGACCCGAGCGACTACAGCTACCTCGCCGACCAGTACAACATGATGCTCAAGCTCCAGAAGGCGGGCGACATCCCGAACTACGGCGAGGCGACGTCGCAGAAGCTCGCGTACCAGACCGAGTTCGAGACCGGCAAGGCCGCCATGGTGCCGATGGGGACCTGGCTGATCGCGCCGCTGCTCGCCGACAAGGCCAAGGGCGTCTCCGTGCCCGACTGGGGCATCGCGCAGCTGCCGCAGATCAAATCGGGCGGCAAGATCGTCACCGACGGCGGTCCGACCGGCTTCGGCATCAACAAGAACTCGAAGAACCAGGCCGCAGCCAAGAAGTTCATCGAGTTCGCAGCCAGCGAGAAGGGCGCGGAAGCGGTCGCCTCGATCGGAATCGTCCCGTCCTACCAAAGCAGCGCGATCACGACGAAGTATTTCGGCCTGACCGGCATGCCCCAGGACGACCTCTCCAAGAAGGCATTCGCGCCCGACAGCGTCAAGCCCGACCAGCCGGTGAGCCCCAACACCGCCGCGATCGGCACCGTGCTCAATCAGGAGCACCAGCTGATCATGACGGGCGGGAAGTCGGTCGATGACGGCCTCAAGGAGATGGAGTCTCTGGTCAAGAGCCAGGCGCTCAGCCAGTAGTCGTCTCAGCAAGGAACCACAATGACCACAACCTCAGTGGCCCAGGTCGAGTCGGGGCGCGCGCTGCGCGCCCCGGCCCGCGGGCGCAGACTGCGCCGCCGCGCGACGCTGATCGGCTGGAGCTTCATCCTGCCGAACTTCCTCGGCTTCGCGCTCTTCACCCTCATCCCCGTGATCGCGGCGCTCGGACTGTCGTTCATGAGCTGGGACGCGTACAACCCGCCGAAGTGGATCGGGCTCGCGAATTTCACCAGGCTCGCGCACGACCCGCTGTTCTGGGCGGCACTGCAGAACACGGTGCTCTACGCCGTCGGCCATGTGCCGCTCACGCTCGCCCTCTCGCTCGGCCTCGCCCTGCTGCTCAATCGCAAGCTCAAGGGCATCCAGTTCTTCCGGGTCGCGATCTTCTTCCCGTACATC
Proteins encoded in this window:
- a CDS encoding hydroxyacid dehydrogenase gives rise to the protein MTTQRVPEALILMSREAFDAQFDDARLARLRALAALPEPIWVDDLDDPALTARLTGVEVLITGWGAPLLDEARLDRMPQLKVMLHGAGTIRSMVTDAFWKRGIAAANVADVNAVPVAEFTLAAVIMAGKRAPFLAADATVHAGWESIDRFGQLGNVGRTVGVVGFSRVGRRVVSALQQLEALTCLVYDPYADAGEVTAAGGRLVGTLDELLPRVDVLSLHVPALPETRNMIGAAELAALPDHATVINTARGSVIDTAALEAECASGRLNAIIDVTEPEPLPAASVLFSLPNVMVTPHIAGSLGNELYRMTDAALDELERYVRGLPLSAAISSEDLRLSA
- a CDS encoding ABC transporter substrate-binding protein, which encodes MKRPMRMLAVAGITAAALALAGCAGSPNSDAKSTDSGSGGDAKTTLSVSVWDYAATPEFKALFDAFHAANPNITIQPVDVPNAADYEAKVTTMLAGGDSTDIITVKNLTDYSGYASKQQLLNLNSVEKQVPADKLAGLDSYKYKGTYYALPYRTDFSVLFYNKTMFQQAGLDAPDNLTWDEFASDAAKLTSGSGANKVYGAYVHTWNSLVQGIAAVQNDKDLNDPSDYSYLADQYNMMLKLQKAGDIPNYGEATSQKLAYQTEFETGKAAMVPMGTWLIAPLLADKAKGVSVPDWGIAQLPQIKSGGKIVTDGGPTGFGINKNSKNQAAAKKFIEFAASEKGAEAVASIGIVPSYQSSAITTKYFGLTGMPQDDLSKKAFAPDSVKPDQPVSPNTAAIGTVLNQEHQLIMTGGKSVDDGLKEMESLVKSQALSQ
- a CDS encoding heparinase II/III family protein; translated protein: MTMTTVPETVACEPFDGPLRALWGGGLAPEALESSLAHATARLGIPDLRDRAFWNAADSATITAIRAAADVERGTPWPQPLLSQFAAFFRDGNRTRYEDAVRARAERLTRAVVMAAVTGATRWVDEAADGVLLACEQSGWSWAAHDDVFSAHSEVVPREASPYLDLGAGELAAQLAWADHLLGPAFDERVPGLRARVRHEVRRRVFEPFLTRRDWHWLGLDGHVHNWSPWIQGNVITAAVLLEGDPAQRAELVARALDGIDRYVATLPPDGAPDEGFAYWWNGACRAIEALEFTRRATGGALDAAGVPALVATVSFPHRMHLGGDWYVNVADGSARLRGGEPWHAPFAWARRVGDADAARHALAQRTTAGPVAAVAGGLGRLLHALADPEWVAGKPAGPPLVARSWLPSIEVLVARERAGEAGLALAVKGGHNGENHNHLDLGSVIVASGGVPLVVDAGKTTYTARTFGPRRYELPAMRSEWHSAPAPRGLEQGVGATFRAEVLAVDEAGVALDLTGAYALAPGESWRRVAQLDRAFARITVADEWRLEAGEACVHYLLRAAPERVAETALRLSADGESVLIEWDRQEASVALDDWELDDAELCAVWGARLTRLTLTLPDPAGHLTVTIGGER